A portion of the Musa acuminata AAA Group cultivar baxijiao chromosome BXJ1-1, Cavendish_Baxijiao_AAA, whole genome shotgun sequence genome contains these proteins:
- the LOC135614802 gene encoding small ribosomal subunit protein RACK1-like — protein sequence MADTLVLRGTMRGHSDMVTAIAAPVDNSDMIVSSSRDKSVLVWHLTKDAPAALADGSGAGSAYGVPRRRLTGHSHFVEDVVLSSDGQFALSGSWDGDLRLWDLSTGATTRRFSGHTKDVLSVSFSVDNRQIVSASRDRTIKLWNTLGECKYTIQDADAHTNWVSCVRFSPNAYQPTIVSGSWDRTIKVWNLTNCKLRSTLAGHSGYVNTVAVSPDGSLCASGGKDGVTLLWDLAEGKRLYSLDAGAIIHSLCFSPNRYWLCAATQESVKIWDLESKTIVQDLKPETTTTKNQMLYCTSLTWSADGSTLFTGYTDGTIRVWEIRY from the exons ATGGCCGACACCCTGGTCCTCCGCGGTACGATGCGAGGCCACAGCGATATGGTAACGGCCATCGCCGCCCCCGTCGACAACTCCGACATGATCGTCTCCTCATCCCGGGACAAGTCCGTCCTCGTCTGGCACctcaccaaggatgcccccgccgCTTTAGCCGACGGTTCTGGCGCAGGCTCTGCCTACGGTGTCCCCCGCCGCCGTCTTACCGGTCACTCTCACTTCGTCGAGGACGTGGTCCTCTCCTCGGATGGCCAGTTCGCCCTGTCCGGTTCCTGGGATGGCGATCTCCGCCTCTGGGACCTCTCCACGGGCGCCACCACACGCCGCTTCTCTGGCCACACCAAGGACGTCCTCTCTGTTTCCTTCTCCGTCGACAACCGCCAGATCGTCTCCGCCTCCCGTGACCGTACCATCAAGCTCTGGAACACACTCGGCGAGTGCAAGTACACCATCCAGGACGCCGACGCCCACACCAACTGGGTCAGCTGCGTCCGCTTTAGCCCCAACGCTTACCAGCCCACCATCGTCTCCGGCTCCTGGGACCGCACTATCAAGGTCTGGAATCTGACCAACTGCAAGCTCCGGAGCACCCTCGCCGGTCACTCCGGATACGTCAACACTGTTGCTGTCAGCCCCGACGGTTCCCTCTGTGCCAGTGGCGGCAAGGATGGGGTCACGCTGCTGTGGGACCTCGCAGAGGGCAAGCGCCTCTACTCGCTTGATGCTGGTGCCATCATCCACTCTCTTTGCTTCAGCCCCAACCGGTATTGGCTGTGCGCTGCCACCCAGGAGAGCGTCAAGATCTGGGACCTTGAGAGCAAGACCATTGTGCAGGATCTCAAACCTGAGACCACCACCACCAAGAATCAG ATGCTGTACTGCACAAGCTTAACATGGAGTGCTGATGGTAGCACGCTTTTCACTGGTTACACCGACGGAACCATCAGAGTCTGGGAGATACGATACTAG
- the LOC135614841 gene encoding histone chaperone ASF1B-like: MSAVNITNVTVLDNPTAFLSPFQFEISYECLVPLEDDLEWKLIYVGSAEDETYDQLLESVLVGPVNVGNYRFVFQADPPDPTKIREEDIIGVTVLLLTCSYMGQEFIRVGYYVNNDYDDEQLREEPPPTVLIDRVQRNILADKPRVTKFPINFHPDPSENGGQQQQPPVSPENRTSEEPQSVQQPKC; this comes from the exons ATGAGTGCGGTAAATATAACGAACGTCACGGTGCTGGATAATCCGACGGCGTTCCTTAGCCCGTTCCAGTTCGAGATATCTTACGAGTGCTTGGTTCCTCTGGAAGATG ATTTGGAGTGGAAACTCATATACGTTGGATCAGCAGAAGATGAAACTTATGACCAGCTGCTTGAGAGTGTGCTTGTTGGTCCTGTCAATGTTGGCAATTATCGCTTTGTTTTCCAG GCAGATCCACCAGATCCAACCAAGATTCGTGAAGAAGACATCATAGGCGTCACCGTGCTACTGTTGACATGCTCCTACATGGGGCAGGAGTTCATCAGAGTGGGCTACTATGTGAACAACGACTACGATGATGAGCAGCTCAGAGAAGAACCTCCTCCGACAGTTTTGATCGACAGAGTTCAGCGGAATATCTTGGCTGACAAGCCTCGTGTGACAAAATTTCCCATCAACTTCCATCCTGACCCTAGCGAAAACGGAGGGCAGCAACAGCAGCCGCCTGTGTCACCCGAAAACCGTACCAGCGAGGAACCACAGTCTGTCCAGCAACCCAAGTGTTAG
- the LOC135679998 gene encoding oleosin-like, producing the protein MAEWQPAGPWTVSTRHQWSAPFTTSGGPSLLRRLQGHAPSSNQIVGFLTLVISGCILLVLAGLTLAGAVLVLTFFGPIVLLTSPMWVPVGFVMFVVSAAVLSACGFGVAALAGASWLYNYFMGRQPAGSDRVDCARSRIADGPSDVTDYAREHGGYARSRVKDAAPGA; encoded by the coding sequence ATGGCGGAGTGGCAGCCGGCCGGCCCATGGACAGTGTCGACGCGCCACCAGTGGTCCGCCCCCTTCACCACCTCCGGCGGGCCAAGCCTCCTCCGCCGGCTCCAGGGCCACGCACCCAGCTCCAACCAGATCGTCGGCTTCCTCACCCTCGTCATCTCCGGCTGCATCCTCCTCGTCCTCGCCGGCCTCACCCTCGCCGGCGCCGTCCTGGTCCTCACCTTCTTCGGCCCCATCGTCCTCTTGACGAGCCCGATGTGGGTCCCTGTCGGTTTCGTGATGTTTGTCGTGTCCGCCGCCGTCCTCTCCGCGTGCGGGTTCGGCGTGGCGGCCCTGGCGGGCGCCTCGTGGCTGTACAACTACTTCATGGGGCGGCAGCCGGCCGGATCGGACCGGGTGGACTGCGCACGCAGCCGGATCGCTGACGGGCCGAGCGACGTGACGGACTACGCGAGGGAGCACGGTGGGTACGCGAGGAGCCGGGTGAAGGACGCGGCGCCGGGGGCTTGA
- the LOC103988143 gene encoding uncharacterized protein LOC103988143, protein MKVFQVNGSTTLSLALFTDVTNSRQLLDSVQTGKLEPEVALLNASLIPDVFPILAAAHKALVSKSRESLTTRTLHSELIYNYSGSKHITESLKRCGISDDTTYVLAARFAASHDEMKDVEKLIKGKEIDLLELEGRANNAQIQKHYKITPQELAISSLADAIVCRIAARDAL, encoded by the exons ATGAAGGTGTTCCAGGTGAACGGGAGCACTACCCTCTCCCTCGCTCTTTTCACCGACGTCACCAATAGCag GCAACTTCTGGACTCTGTGCAGACTGGAAAACTGGAACCAGAAGTAGCACTGCTCAATGCATCACTA ATACCAGATGTTTTCCCCATTCTAGCTGCAGCTCATAAGGCACTTGTATCCAAATCAAGGGAATCACTAACAACACGTACTCTTCATTCTGAACTTATTTATAACTACTCCGGATCTAAACAT ATAACTGAATCATTAAAGAGATGTGGAATTTCTGATGACACAACCTATGTTCTTGCAGCTCGTTTTGCTGCATCtcatgatgag ATGAAAGATGTGGAGAAGCTTATAAAGGGCAAAGAGATTGATCTGTTAGAGTtggaagggagagccaacaatgcACAGATCCAAAAG CATTATAAGATAACCCCTCAGGAATTAGCAATATCTTCGCTAGCTGATGCAATCGTCTGTAGGATTGCAGCTCGAGATGCCTTGTAA
- the LOC135680006 gene encoding uncharacterized protein LOC135680006: MEGRLFRETIGSFSDVVAVSCRYTMDPVEWWLQFGGDAPHLRKVAVRILSQTTTSSGCERNWSTFALIHTKVRNRLSYRRLEKLVYVHYNMRLKLRCAELDKEPEEPDIDPIDLQFYNEDSEPMLDWVEAVENQEDPLLDEAGDPQRPSRFITEAIEEEEAQPQQVENPPRLQHGMSQTARGTTDTQRSHSSAQRAKAKGKAVASVASLERIESGDETPSQSHSLSRSVQRHDSNTDSSASTDDGGDAGQSLVSSTQLEGGEWTEEQYFTHATQDSDHGTRQGTGQVYARKGKGKGKAVDEYEQMRQSIHDIDTERDSSYSQQSYYGESYGQQQYGDSWSSFSEQQHDTEQHQYMPQELPRTNMIHDDQSTISTTLMYQWHTVYQYTMSWDQFHDWVQQTYHIDMYRIEDPDPPPVEARRSFWW, translated from the exons atggagggtcgattatttcgagaaacaattggttcattctccgacgttgtagctgtatcgtgccgttacactatggatcctg tcgagtggtggctacaatttggaggcgatgcaccacatttaaggaaggttgccgttcgtatactttcacagacaacaacatctagtggttgcgaacgtaattggtcaacgtttgcattgattcatacgaaggtccgcaacagactctcctacagacggttagagaaactagtatatgtccattataacatgcggctaaaattgcgatgtgctgagttggataaggagccagaggaaccagatattgatcccattgaccttcaattctacaacgaagattcagagccaatgttagattgggttgaagcagtagagaaccaagaggatcctctacttgatgaggcgggagatcctcaacgtccttcgcgttttatcaccgaggcaatagaagaagaagaagcacaaccccaacaggtggaaaatccccctcgattacaacatggtatgagtcaaactgctcgaggaactaccgatacccaacggtcacactcgtccgcccaacgtgcaaaggcaaaggggaaggcagtagcatcagttgcatcgttggaaagaatcgagtcgggcgacgagacaccttcacaatcacattctctttctcgctcggtccagagacatgacagcaacacggacagcagtgcctcgacagatgatggcggtgatgccgggcagtcgttggtctcgtctacacaacttgagggtggtgaatggactgaggagcaatattttacacatgccactcaagattcagatcatggaactcgacaaggtactggtcaagtttatgcgcggaaggggaaggggaaggggaaggcagtggatgaatatgaacaaatgcgacagagcatacatgatatagacacagaaagagactcatcgtattcacagcaatcgtattatggagaatcatatgggcaacaacagtatggtgatagttggtcatccttctctgagcaacagcatgatacagaacaacatcaatatatgcctcaagagctgcctcggacaaatatgattcatgacgatcaatctacgatcagcaccacattgatgtatcaatggcatacggtgtatcaatacactatgtcatgggatcaatttcatgattgggtccaacaaacgtatcatattgatatgtatcggatcgaggaccctgatccaccacccgtggaggcccgtcgttcgttttggtggtag